In one Thermodesulfobacteriota bacterium genomic region, the following are encoded:
- a CDS encoding AMP-binding protein produces the protein MDRPYTLEGLTIDPSRREFTFSRWFEMAERHPDRAALVYLGTHFTYRRLRADVERFAGALARRGVKRQDRVMLYLANCPQWVIANFAIQRLGAVVVPVSPIYTAHELEYLVQDAGVETVVCQDTNYGYVHEVQGRTGLKNVVVTTLTELLPRWKVGLGHLLHVIPRGKVAKGEHVHTFSDLLREPAGTLPDMDIDPWKDLATILYTGGTTGFPKGVPGNHMTEVAYVRDVMDRVVGPHTKEGTDTVLMVNPLYHIMAKGFMIAAGLNFGNTVVLMPMPHVDALMAEVERHRVRWFLGVPALYRMILESDRLKEYRLDSVRYCYCGGDVLPGEVFNRWKEHTGVPIYQVYGSTEVGHVAYSLLEDDPQPTVIGRPLPSYRCKVVDPGTLEDVPPGKTGELLVTADFTIKSYWNKPAENARSFVKIGRDVYYRMGDFVVANERGEIQFMERTADVIKHKGYRVSASEVEAVLQDNPAVMGACVVGVEDPAVGERIKAIVVLKTDAKGVSGTDLRRWCQERLASYKVPQYIEFRDMLPKSKVGKLLRREIRDEERRKAGKDTKTRAA, from the coding sequence ATGGACCGACCCTATACCCTCGAAGGCCTCACCATCGACCCGTCGCGCCGGGAGTTCACGTTCAGCCGGTGGTTCGAGATGGCCGAGCGGCATCCCGACCGGGCGGCCCTGGTGTACCTGGGGACGCACTTCACCTACCGGAGGCTGCGCGCCGACGTGGAGCGGTTCGCCGGGGCGCTGGCGCGGCGGGGGGTCAAGCGCCAGGACCGGGTGATGCTCTACCTCGCCAACTGCCCCCAGTGGGTGATCGCGAACTTCGCCATCCAGCGGCTCGGGGCGGTGGTGGTGCCGGTCTCCCCCATCTACACGGCCCACGAGCTGGAGTACCTGGTGCAGGACGCGGGCGTCGAGACGGTGGTCTGCCAGGACACCAACTACGGCTACGTCCACGAGGTGCAGGGCCGCACGGGCCTCAAGAACGTGGTGGTAACCACGCTCACCGAGCTCCTGCCCCGGTGGAAGGTGGGCCTGGGGCACCTCCTCCACGTCATCCCCCGGGGCAAGGTGGCCAAAGGCGAGCACGTCCACACCTTCTCCGACCTCCTGCGCGAGCCCGCAGGGACACTGCCGGACATGGACATCGACCCCTGGAAGGATCTCGCCACGATCCTCTACACGGGGGGCACCACGGGCTTTCCCAAGGGCGTGCCGGGCAACCACATGACCGAGGTGGCCTACGTGCGCGACGTGATGGACCGGGTGGTGGGGCCCCACACCAAGGAGGGCACCGACACGGTGCTCATGGTCAACCCCCTCTACCACATCATGGCCAAGGGCTTCATGATCGCGGCGGGCCTGAACTTCGGCAACACCGTGGTCCTCATGCCCATGCCCCACGTGGACGCCCTGATGGCCGAGGTGGAGCGCCACCGGGTGCGGTGGTTCCTGGGGGTGCCCGCCCTCTATCGGATGATCCTCGAGAGCGACCGCCTCAAGGAGTACCGCCTCGACAGCGTGCGCTACTGCTACTGCGGCGGCGACGTGCTCCCGGGGGAGGTCTTCAACCGGTGGAAGGAGCACACCGGGGTTCCCATCTACCAGGTCTACGGCTCCACCGAGGTCGGCCACGTGGCCTACAGCCTCCTGGAGGACGACCCCCAGCCCACGGTCATCGGCCGGCCGCTGCCCTCCTACCGCTGCAAGGTGGTAGACCCCGGCACCCTGGAAGACGTGCCCCCGGGCAAGACCGGCGAGCTCCTCGTCACCGCCGACTTCACCATCAAGAGCTACTGGAACAAGCCCGCCGAGAACGCCCGGTCCTTCGTGAAGATCGGCCGCGACGTGTACTACCGGATGGGGGACTTCGTGGTGGCCAACGAGCGGGGCGAGATCCAGTTCATGGAGCGCACCGCCGACGTGATCAAGCACAAGGGCTACCGGGTCTCGGCCTCGGAGGTGGAGGCCGTGCTCCAAGACAACCCGGCCGTCATGGGGGCGTGCGTGGTGGGGGTGGAGGACCCGGCGGTGGGCGAGCGCATCAAGGCCATCGTGGTCTTGAAGACCGACGCCAAGGGCGTCTCGGGCACGGATCTCCGACGCTGGTGCCAGGAGCGCCTGGCCTCCTACAAGGTGCCCCAGTACATCGAGTTT